CGAAGGGGATCACCTTAATCCCCGGGATGATCTCCTGAGGACGGCCGAACTCGAACAGGAGCGCCAGGAGGATTATGGTGAAGGGTCCCTTTCCCTTGCTCACTTGTGCACTACGAGCCTGAAGCCCTGTTCTGTTTTGAGCCGCATCAACCGCGACCGTTCGCACTCCAGCCCTCACGATGGGGAATGATCCCCGGCATCTGGTTGTGTCACAGGAAGGTCCTGCTTTGGGACTCGCTGATCTTGCGGAAACTCTGCGCTGCTCATCCGATCTTTTGAAGGACGGCGATGATGTTGGTTCGTAACGATCTCAACGACCGCGTCATCAGCAGCTTAATCCAGACCAACTCGGGAACAAACAGCGGCGGCAGGGTCTTGAAAATGGCGTCGGTGACCGAGAGCTTGAACTCCGCCACGGTGAACCCCTGCTGCCCGGCCAACGCTCGAATTGTTTTCTCGCGATTCGCGCGATAATGCGTCGGGAAAATGTCGTGCTCTTCCCGGTCTTCGACCAGGGCCACCAGCGGCGCCTTGATGAACTCCGGCACCAGCATGGACAGCAGCGCGCCATAGCCGAACAGGTTCGGCGTATGAAAGATAAAGAGGCCCTTGGGGGCCAGCACGCGCCGAACCTCTCCGAACTGCCGGCCGGGATCGTCCAGATGTTCCACCACCATGTTCATCGTCACCAGATCGAAGGCTCCGTCGGGAAACGGCAGTTTGCCGATGTCCCCCCGGACTTTGCGCCTGAGCCGTTGATGGGCTTTCAACGACGGGAGATCAAAATCCAGTCCCGTGAGGGACCGGCAGCGCGTCGTCAATTCCTCCTCGCCCCGGCTTCTCCAGAACGGCAGGAGCGTATGCCCGCAGCCCAGGTCCAGCCAGCGCGTGTCTTCCTGGACGTGCTGTTTCAAGACCGCCTCATAGACATGTTGCGAATACTCGAACTCCGGGACGATCATATCCCGGGCTTTCCAATACACGTTGTACAGGCGATCACGCAGGCTCATCCTTTGTTGCTCCTTTAGTCCATGGCCGTCGTCACGCGGCCACCACAGCTCGCGCCGGTTTCCGACTGATCGCCTGTTGGTACAGCGCGCCATACCGGTCGGCCATGAGCCGCAGCGTAAACCGTTCCTCCACAAGCTGCTTGGCTCGCGACCCAAACAGGGCCGCCCGGCTCGGATCGCCCAACAGCGCAAGAATCGCCTTCGCCAACGGGGGGGCCTCTCCGGCCGGAACGAGGTACCCGGTTTCCCCCTCCACCACCAACTCCGGATTTCCCCCGACGCGGGTCACCACCACCGGCTTGGCAGCCGCCATCGCCTCCAGCAGCGCAATCGACAATCCTTCGGACAGCGACGGCATGGCGAACACGTCCATGACCGCCAGCAACTTCGGGACATCGTGCCGCAGGCCGAGGAACCGGACCCTTTCCTCGATCCCAAGCGTTTTGGCCTTCGTTTTCAGCGGCACTTCGAGCTCACCGCGGCCGATCAGCAGAAAGGTCGTCCTGGGGCAGTCCTTCAGCACGAGCGGGATTGCATCGAGCAAGTGGGTATGGCCCTTGACCGGGTACAGGTTCCCCACGACCCCTACGACCAGCTCATCATCGGGGAGTCCGAGGTCCCTTTTGTACTGTGATGCCTGGTCCTGGTCGGCTGCCGGCGCCTCGTCGACTCCATTATAGATCACTTGTATCCGATCCTCCGCGATGCCGGTCCGGGCCACCACAAACCGCTTGAGATCCTCCGACACGGCCACCATCTGCGCGGAGCGACTCACCCACCGATAGGCCCATCGGCGGCGGCGCTTTTCCCAGAAATAGTGTTTCCCGTGGATGGTGGCGACCAAGGGCACCCTTGCGATTTTCGCCACCAGCGCCCCATGCACGATGGCGTCGAACTCATGCGCCTGGATCACATCCACCCGTTCCCGCTTGATCAAGCGATAACAGTCCCGCATCCATTTCCACTGCATGAACCCGTCATGCGGGAGCACATAGGTGGTCAGTCCCCGGCTCTCGCATTGGTCTTTCAGCCATCCGGGCCGGAACAGCCCGACGATCGATCGATACCGGCTCCTGTCCAGCGAGGCGGCCAGTGCGCAGACGATCCGCTCCGCCCCACCGGGTCCGCTGCTGCTCGACAGGTGCAACACCGTGTTCATAAGGGCTGAGCGGCCGGATTAGTTGGCCGGCCTGGCTGATGGCTGCGCCGCATCCGCATTCGCCGCCTGGGCCTTGCTCCGCTCCACGATCTGCCGGAGCACCTGATCGCAGGACTCGCGGATTCGCTCGAAGCACAGCCTGAAGTCTTCCGGCGTGCCGCTGTAGGGATCGTCGATGTCGAGCGGTCCTTTCTTGCAGAACCGACCCAGGACGAAGATCTTGTGCCTCTCCCGCGGGTACAGTTTGGCCACCCGATCCTTCTGCGCCACCTCCATGACCAGCACCAGATCCGATCGCTGCATGAGGTCCTGAAAGAGCGGCGTCGTAGCGTGCCGCGCCAGCAGGATCCCCCCTTGCCGGGCAACCTCTTGCGCCAAAGGATGCGCGGGCTTTCCCGCGGTTGTCTCAATTCCCGCGGAAGAGACCGAGATGGCCAATCCTTGCTTGCGCACCTGGGCGGCAAAGTAGGCTTCAGCCAGCGGACTGCGGCACACATTTCCCTTGCAGACGAAGAGCACGCTTCTCACCGGATGCGGCAAGACTTTGGATGCCGTGACCTGCTCATAGGCCAGGCGCAGGAATTTGAGACGCCGGTAGACATGGCCCGCCGCCGCGCGCAAGGCGTGGAAGTAGAGGCCGACCGTGCTTCTTACGCCCGCGGACCCGGCATCGCTCATGCTCGTCCTTTCACCATGGCCTTCACATAGGCGCGCAGCTCCTGCCACGCCGGACCGAGATCCTCCCACCGTTCCACCTCGTAATGCAGGTCTTTCTGGAAGAACCGAGCAAACTCCAGCGCGCATCGCATTCGCGACGGAGCCCCAGGCGGAAGGCGCAACGTCTCCTCGGACTTGAACAGTCTCGCCAACAGATGATCGAGGTCGCCCAAGAGCCACCTGGATTTCACCCCGACGCGGTACCCGACCGGCGCCTGCACCGGGCGGCCACAGATGAGTTGATGCAGCAAGAACGGAAAATTCAGGCCGGCATCGACGGCCAGTTGCAGCGACCCCCAGAAACGTCCATTGATCTCCATCAGGTAGGGTATGCCGGTCCGGCGCTCGACTTTGAACTCCACCATCGCAACCCCGTGCCAGCCGACATGGTGCAGGAGTCGCAGGGCGTGGTCGGCCATCGGCTTCGGCAGCTCGATGCTCTCCCGCAGGACGCTCACGCCCCCGGCCGGCGGTTTTTCGCGCAGGCGTCGGTGGGCGAACAAGGCAACGGGTCTGCCATGGTCACAGAGCGCGAAAATGCCCTGCCCTTCCCCCTCAATGCGCCGCTGAATCAACGACGGCCATTTGAGATAGGGGGTCTGTCGATACACCTGCTCCAATTCTTCCCGATTCACCACCTGGCGTACACTGGTGTTGGTCCAGGCGCCGTCGATCGGTATGCGCGATCGGCCCGGCTTGACGATCAATGGAAATTCTCCCACCGACCGCAGGTCCTGGGGAAGACGACCCTCTTCCACGAAGAGAGTGTCGGGAATTGGCACGTCAAGCTGTTGCGCGAGCCTCATCAGCCGATATTTATCCGATAGCGTTTCATAGACGGCCGGAGCGGGCGCGGCAACTCTGGTACGCGCGTCGAACTGGGCCCTGCGTTCCCCGATCAGGTGCATCGCCAGATCGGAGATCGGCACAAGCATCTCGACTTGCCGATCGGTCACCATCTGTAACAAAACATCGAGGTAGCCCTTCGGATCTTCGTATGGAGACGGATAACGAAACGCACGCCGGCAATAGCGCGATGAACCGGCTAGGGAGCGCTCGGTTTCCGACCCGACCAGCACATCGATCTGTTTTCGCCCCAGCGCGCGCGTGACGGCGAGCGCTGCCCGCTCATTGCCGTCTGTCACCAGCACGCTCATCGTTCCTCCACACCGACCTTTGCTAAAACCGGCGCCTTTTCTTCGCCTCATTGAATATGTTGGCCGGAGAGACACCTCACATGGGCTCCCTCGTCTTTCTCCATACCCGGGCCTTCATTACCGCAGAGCGGACAGCGCCAGTGCCAAGAGGGCCGGGGACTCACTGATGTCATGATGGATCGAGATCCGCCTGAGCGCCATCAGATTCACCGGCGTCTCCCGTTCGAGACCCGGATCGCATGAGGCCGCAGCTTGGTATCCCGCCTCTCTCACGATTTGTTGCACGAGATCGTTGTAGTTGCCATTGGGATAGCAGAACACGGGAACTGTGGCTGCTCCACTCTCGCGTAACCTCTCGTACGACGAGTTCACCTCCTGCCGTACCTCTTTTTCCGGAATCAGCGTCATCAAGCGGTGTGAACAGGAATGCGATCCGAATGAGATGTCATGTTGCGACATCTCGCGCACTTCATCCCAATTCATCACGACACGGGTTTCCGGAACCGTGATCCCCAGAATCTCGCTCAAGCTCGCCAGCAGCCGCTCCAAACGGCCGGCTTCCAGCTCTTTACAGGCCTCGATGAAGCGATCATAGGAGTCCGGTCCCGCAGCAACGTCCCATGGAAAGACCGATCCCCTCTCCTGGGTCTGTAAAGCCTCGGTGAGAGCCTGATAGAAGGCTGTTCGCCGCTCGGGCGCGCACGACGGGGCATCGGCTGTCCGCAGGAGATAGCCCAGCCGTTCCGGCCAAAACCAGCGCGACGTGCCGACAAAATCCGTCGGCAGAAAAATGGTGGCAGGCAGCCTGTACCGCCTCAGGATCGGATAGGCATGCCGGTAATTGTCGAGCCAGCCGTCATCGAATGTAATCACGCAGGCGGCTGTGTCGGCCTTCCACCGTCCGGTTCGCCAGCGGTCGAGCAACTCCGAAAGCGAGAGGACCTCGAACCGTTCCCGCAAGTACTCCATGTGCATCCGGAACACCTCATCCCGCACATACATGCCGGATTGCACGATGCCCGCATCGAGGTCTTCAGCGGATAAGACTCGATGATAGTTCAGGATCGCGACGGTCCCTTTGTGTCGGGCCCGAGAGACACCAGACCAGTGGTAGGCTCCCGCGAGCCTTCGCCAGACATATCGCTTGAGTCCTGCCGCCCCCATGTGTGAACACGTGCCTCCTCGATCCAACCATCGTCTTCAGCCTGCTGATCTCGCTGCGGCCTAGGGCATTCTCCCCTCTCCTTACCCTCTCCCCCGTGAGGAGGGGGGCGGTGAGGGGGAAGCGCACACTAGAAGAGCGTGTAGATAAACGGCGCCACCGCGGATCCTTGCGTAAAGACAATCAGGCTTCCCAAGAGCACCAACACAACGATGATCGGCAGCAGCCAAAACTTCTTTCGTTCTTTCATGAACGCCCAGAGTTCGGTCAGAAATTCTCCCATTGTCCCCCCCTTGCTTAGAACATGTTCTTCATATGCGATGGCGGCCGCGGCTCCCGGACGACCCGGTAGCTGTCCATTCCGGGAATCCAAGCCCGCCGCATCGGGTCTCGGCCGAGCATTTTCATCACCAGTCCCATCGGCACCACGAGCCCATAGTAGAGAATGCCCAGAATAATCCTAGTGTTAATCCATCCCAGCACATGTCCCACCGCCATCCAGCCTTTGTACAGGGGGGCCAAGACACCGGGCAGGATGAGACCAAGCGGGATCAGCGCGCAAGCCGGAATGACCGCCCAGAGCCGCATGGCCTCGCCACGCCACACCAGGGGCCAGAGGCCGATGACGAGGAACACGCCTCCCACCGTGAGCCCGAAACTGCGGAGTTGCTTCACATCAGTCTGCTCGTTCATCGTACACCCTTTCTCTTATATATGACCCCTAGCGTTTTGAAGGATCCCAAGAGAGAATGCGATCCCCTCGCAGATACCGGAACCAGGCATCCAGGATCGACAGGTTTACCATCACAAAAAACGACGGCAACCGCAACATGGCGACCTTCGGCAGCCGCTGGGACCACAGATAGAGGACTGCCAGGCCATAAAACGCCGCCTGCCCCCAGAACAGCGTCCGATACCAGCCCGGATTGAGGGCCAGCAGGCCGTTCGTGACGAATGCGAGGATCAACGCGAAGGGCACCATCCAACGGCAGAGCTTGTGGCTGATCAATTGCCACGCGAACAGATGATACTTGAATGGATTCAGCAACGCGAGACTTCGCATAAATACGGAAATCCCCCGGACCACCGTCCGCACCTTTCGCTCATATTCCTTGCGCTCATCCGCCAGGTTCTTATAGTAGCCGACGCTCTCCTCGTCAGACACGCCTCTCAGCCCCTTCTTGACGCTGTTCAAGAGGGTATTGAAGTCGCTTTGCAGATCCGAGGCCCAATCCAGACAGACCTCGCGGCGCGCGGCGAAAAAAGACCCGCTGAGCCCGACCAGGCTGTTCACGGTCGTTTCCAGCCGTCGTAGCCACATCTCGTACTGCACATAGGCCCCTTCACCGCTCACCCGTCCGTCCTGGTCGATGAAACAATCGACACTGCTGACGCAACCCACGCTGGGGTCGGCAAAATTCTTGAGGATCGTACTGATGCCATTTGGCGGGAGCATGGTGGCGACATCCGAAAATACCAGGATGTCGCTTGATGTCGATTCGACGGCAAATTTTTGGGCCGCCTCCTTGCCGCCCTTGTGGGGCAGCCGAACCAGCCGGATCCCGGACGGCTGAAATGATTGTACGATCGGATCGGTGCGATCCGTCGAACAATCCGATGCGATCACGATGTCCAACCGGTCCTTCGGATAGTCTTGCGTCAACGTATTCTCGATCTTCTCCCGAATCCGTTTCTCCTCGTTGTACGCCGTGATGATGAAGGTCACCGACGGCTGAATCAGCCCCTTTCGCACGACCTGTCTTCGAACCGTGCCAAGACACCACAACAATAGTGGATACCCCACATAGGCGTACCACACGAATAGGACCGAGAGCCAAAAGAGCAATGCTATCAGCATGGCCGGCTTACCGATGAGAACGAGGGGACGACGCCCACGTGGACTCAGCTCTGGACGTTGCTCGGACGGCGGGAGACGAAAGAGAAGCCTCCGGTCCGCCGTCAGTCTTGCGTCCAGCCACACTCAGATCTCGTAGGACCTGACACAGCCTGGCCCTGTCCGCTGGTCGCACAAACCGATGGGTCGGGAGCGTGACCAGCCGTTCCACCACCTCCATCGCACCAGGATATTCGCGAACCGCCAGCCGATCCTGCAATTCCGGAATCTGTTGGATGGTGCCGGGATACGCCCCACTGATCCCCAACCCAAGCGCAGCCGCGCGCGCGCACAGGGCCTGCTTCACCGCACGGTCTCGCACCAGCACGGGAAGGCGCAGATAGGAGGCTTCCGGATCGGTTACGGCCTGCGCCTCCGGGGCAAGGGCGGCCAGCTCTTGAATGAACGCCTCAGCCTGCTCGCGGCGCGTCCGGTTGGATTCGTCAAGCCGATGGCGCCACCCAACGAGCGTGGCGGCGCGCGCCTCGGCCATCTGTTCAACCGGAAAGTCTCGATAAAATCGCGTCTCCCCCAACCCGAGACACGGCAATCCCGCCGGCAACCAATAGAGCGGCGGGCGAATGAAGACCTCGGTCGCCATCAACTCTGCCAGCTTCACCGCAGCGGTCCATCGCGATTCCTCTGGAAGCTGGTCATACCCCTCCCGAATGGCTGCGGCGATGGCAGCCGACCTCGTGACGATCACCCCGCCGCCGCCGCTGGACAGGTTCTTGCCGCGACCGAGGCTAAAAAATCCCACGTCTCCGGTCGTGCCGAGCCATCGCCCCTGCCGACTGCCTCCCATCGCCTGGGCGGCATCCTCCACCACCGTGATCCCTCGCGGCCGGCACAGGGCTTTGACCCCTTCGACATCGGCTGGCAATCCGAACAGATGGGTCGGCAGCACGCAGAGCGTGTCCTCATCGAGCGTCCTCGCGAGTTGCGCTAAGTCAAGATCCAGCGTGGCTGGAGTGACATCGCAGAGCGCGACCTCGAGCCCCGCTTTCACGACAGCCGACGGCACCGAGTAGCAGGTATAGGCGGGCATCACTACCTTGCGGTTCGACGACAACCGCTTGAGTCCGGACAGAATCAACGCCAGCGCGGCCTTGCCGGACGAGAGGAGAAACACATGGTCGGCGCCGAACATGTCGCGCAGCTCATGCTCCAGCCGGTTGCGATGGGAGCCTCCCGCCAGGAGCGCGGCGCATCCCGCGAAGAGCCCTCGAAGCGGAACCGGCGCGGCGGTCGGCGGCAATGTGGATTGGATCTTCATGGCAAATATTTGACGATACGCGGACCGAGCAGGTTGGCAATCGGCAACGGCAAGGTCCGCCAGAGCGAGATGGCCAGTCGGTATCGTGGATTGTGGGGGTTCAGCTCGGGCAGCGGCCTGTCGTCCTTGAGCCAGTAATACCAATACAACGGAACCGGCTTCGCTCCCCATTGTTCCTTGAAGCGATAGGTTCCGCTGTCCAGGGTCGATCGCCCGAAATCGAACACCTTGCACCCCTGTTGGCAGGCATATTCCAGGACCGAACTGTACAGCAGCATGTTGGGGGCCAGCCGATCATACCGCCGATCCGAGGAGGCCCAGGGAATCTCCATCATCTCCCGAAACGAATAGACCAAGCCCGCCGCCACCGGATGCCCGTTCCATGAGACCGAGCAGACGGCGGTTTCCTTCGGAAAGGTCTCCAGGATGGTTCGAAAGAACCCTTTTCCATAAACCGGAGTCCCGAGATCCCGCATGTTCCGCGAGAAGACGCGATAGAAGTCCTCCAACAGATCTGCCCCGCCGACCTTCACCGTCATCCCTTCCTTCTGGGGCCGGCGAATCTGGCTCCGCAGCTTGGACGGGAAACTCTTGAAGAGCGTTTGGAAGTCGCTCGGGAGCGACAGCCGCATCGAGACCTTGTGGTCCTTGCATCGCCATGCGATCGGCAGCGGTTGAGCTTGCCGGATTTCCACGTGGCTTGCGCCGAGCGCTTTCGCCTCTTGGGCCGCTGCCTCCAGCAGCTTCTCCCTGACCGCTCGATCAGCCGCATCTACCCCGCCATAGTTGAGAAAGGGCATCGAGACCAGAAACCGGCCGAACAGCCGGCTCGACAACAGGACCAACGGCAGCACGCCGCGTATCTCCCCGTGACCATCCCGGGCCATGAGATAGACGGTCCGATGGCCGCAGGTCTGCTCGATCACCTGCCGCCAGGCGGCCAGGTGATAGCCGGTCGCGGTGGGAGAATCGAGCACATAGCGGTCCCAGAGGCCGCCGGCCGCTTGATCCCTGTCCAAATTTTCGATCCGGCATTCCATCGTATCTCGACGTCCAGCCTGCGCTAGCCCGCATTCCTTCGATGTCCGTCCCGATGTTCGTTCCACACGTCGTCCAGGACGCGCGCAAGATCCGCGGTCAGGCTTCGATAGTTGAATCGGTCGATCTCTTCCTGAGGCGGGGGCGACAAGGCTTGCCGTCCCTCAAGCAAATCGGTGATCACGCGCCGGATCTCGTCCCTATCGTTGCGGCAGGCCAGGCCGAGCCGGTGCCGCTGGACGAGGTTGGCGGTCGCTCCCTCCCCTCCAACCAGCAGCAGCGGGCGTCTCGTCGCAAGGTACTCATAGATTTTCCCCGGAATCTGAAGCGGAGAATCCGGCTGGATCACGAGCAAGGCATCGGCCTCGCGCATCTGTTGGAGACATTCCTGATATGGCACCGGCGGTTCGCGCGTGAGCAGCCCGACTTTTTCCAGCCGCTGTGCCAGGTCTTCGCATTGCGGCTCCGCGACCTCCCAGGCGCCGATGAACCTGAGACGCAGCCGTTCACCGGACAGCCGCCCTTCCCGATGGAGATAAGCGAGGGTCTGAAAGAGCACCGCGGGGGTGCGCTTCCCGTATACCGTCCCGAAATGGCAGAGTTCCAACCTCGATCCCCTCGCCCGTTCCCCGAGACTTCGACCGGCCGTCCCCGTGCCGGCGGAGCCCACGGCAAACGAATCCGGATCAAAGCCATTGGTGATGGTCAGGGTTTTGCCGGCCAGCCCAGGATAGTCCTGTTCCAGTTGCACCCGCAGTTCATGCGTATTGGTCATCACCCTACTCGCGCCCTGGCAAATAGAGCGCTCCAATCGCCTTGCTGAGCCGTTAAGATACGAGGACGAAAACGATATGTAGGGGTTGCTGGTCCAGGGATCGCGGTAATCCACCACATAGGGAATTCCCCAGTATTGCGCGAGATGCTGACCGACCAGGTGACTGGTCCATGGTCCTCCCGTTGCCCATACGATGTCCGGAATCTCCGACTGCGGCCATCCCTTGGCAACAGCCGCCGCCGGCTTGAGCCAGGCGCATTGCGGGTCTGGAAATGCAAATAGCCGGTCCAAGACCACATCCTTGAGCGTCCCGAGCCATCCGCTTTCCGCCGGACTCTTTCCGTTCGACTCTTGGACTCGTGATGCCTCGGGCTGCCCGTCCTTCTTCGAACTCATGGCGGTCCGCAATCGATCCCGCCAGGCCACCAACCGCCGGAGGGGGTTGCCATGCGGGACCGTCTCAACCTTCACGGTAGATGGGAGCTTGGCCATCAGTTGCCGATCCACCGGGTGAGGCGGATGCACGGAGGCCGGATCGGTCGTGAGCACGCGCGGCAGCCACCCGCAGGATTCGAGATACCGGCAGAAGGAGAGCGGACGCATGGCCCCACTGGCGGCCACCGGCGGAAAGTAATAGGCGATGATCAAGATGTTCTTCATGGGGGGATCGATCGGGCAAGACCACCGCGAGAGGCTGCCGTCCTTCCCGGCGTGTGGTCAAGTCGGCGGGCGCTGCCGGACCTGCGGCCGTCTGGAACTAGCCGGCCACGGCGGTCTTGACCTCTTTCATCTTCAAGCCATCTGCCGCCCCCTCCGCCTGCTCGTCGAGAAGGAGCGCATCCACGTAGAACTTGGTCGCCCAATTGAGCACTTCAAAGCGGCCGTAGTCTCCATCGAAGGGACTCGATCCTTTGATGCCCCCCCGGAGGCCTCCGTTCTCGCTCACGCAGTTCTGTGAGGCCTTCAAAAACCTGAGAAGCCGACGAGCCCCATCGAGAAATCTCCGATCGCCCTCTTTTAAAAACAGGCGCAGCCAGATTCCTGCCAGTTGCGCATTGCCGGTCAGGCAGCTCCAGGCCACGGTTCCCTGCCAATGATGGTTCAGTCTCCCCGGCACGCTTCCGTCCTCGCGGAGCGTCCCCAACAACCTTTCGGCGCTCATCTTGGCGCTTTGAAGATACTCCGTGCGGTTCAGCAGTTCCCCGGCCCCCCAGATGCCCTCAATGGCATAGCTGATGGTATGCAACAGCGGCGCGGCAGAATCCGTGAGACAATTGTTGCGAAACCATCCATTGGCATTCTGCTGACTGAGGCTGAATCGGATGTTCCGCTCCCCTCCCTCGACATAACGCGGGTCTCCGGCACATTGACCGAGAAGGAGCAGCGACCAGCCCACGCGAGAATTGTAGGTGGTGGAGGTGGGATTGGCGAATTCCGAGTTCCCCTTCACCCACCCGCCGTCGTTCTGTTGCACCGCCAGGAGATAGTTGCCCGCCCTCTTGGCCGCGTCGAGGTATCTGGCATCTTGCGTTTCCTGAAAGGCGGCGACCCAACCGAGGATCACCTGCCCCGTATTGAACACCGCAGGGGTCGGGTGGTGGTTGAGCACGCCTCCCATGACCGCTCCGTTCGGCATCTGCACCTGGATTTCCCAATCCGCCATGGCGAGCGCGCGGGACTTGAGATCCGGATCCTGCAGATACCGGCCGGCATCCAGAAACGTCGGAATGATGTAACCGGTCGTTTCGGGATACGATTGCTGCCATCCTTTTGCGCGGAAGAACGGATGCCAGGCGGAGCTGTAGGCCCGCGACACCCCCCGGTCTGGCGTGGCATCCTGGGCCCGCTTGATCCATTCCACCGCTTCCCGCAGATGAAATCGGTTCTCCTTCACCACGACCCCGCGTTGCTCCGCCTCCCGGCGCAGTTCTTGATACGCTTCCTGGTTGTAGAACCTGGAAACCTTCACGCGATGCTCAAGGCCCTGGATCACCCGTTGAATCATGGCGACGAGGCTCCGGTTAGGAGGCGGCTTTGGTCGACTTCATCACGATCTTTTCCATGACATAGCGAAGCGGAATCATGGAGCCGAACAGTTTTTCACCGGCAAACGCGGTCGCATAGTAGGTGCGCAGCAGGCCGGGCGCATGCCTTTCCAGAATTCCGTTGACGAAGAACGTGTCGAAGAGATACTTGTGAAATCCGAATCCCACCCCCCGGCCTTGCAAGTCGCGCATGCGATTCTTTTTGAGCCAGCCCTTGACCTCAAACCAGTGGTTGTAGTTGTCGTAGTTCAGCCCCCACTCGGAGAACGGCGACAGGGACCGGAACAGCAACTTGAACGGCGCGTTGAAGACCGGCTGGAGTCTGGACATGCGGATTTCCTTCCAGATCGTTTTCAGGTTCCACGTATTGTACAGCTCCAGAATGAGGTCTCCATCAACCTTCGTGACGCGACAGAGTTCCTGGACGGCCTCCTCTTGCTTCTTCAAATGCTGAATCACCCGGCAACTGATGACCGTGGTGAAGAGATTGTCTTTGAAGGGCAGGTGCTCCAGCTCGCAGCAGACGTGAAAATGTCCGCGTTTCCGCCGTTGCGCCGCTCGCAGGAGATTGAGCGAGGCATCGATGCCGACCGACACGGTCGTCGGAGGCAGCGTTTCCAGGAAGCGTCCGTTTCCGCATCCTGCATCAAGGAACAGACCCAGCTTGTTCTGATCGAAATAGTAGGTCAGTCCGTAGATCTCTGATTCGTGG
The DNA window shown above is from Nitrospira tepida and carries:
- a CDS encoding class I SAM-dependent methyltransferase, encoding MSLRDRLYNVYWKARDMIVPEFEYSQHVYEAVLKQHVQEDTRWLDLGCGHTLLPFWRSRGEEELTTRCRSLTGLDFDLPSLKAHQRLRRKVRGDIGKLPFPDGAFDLVTMNMVVEHLDDPGRQFGEVRRVLAPKGLFIFHTPNLFGYGALLSMLVPEFIKAPLVALVEDREEHDIFPTHYRANREKTIRALAGQQGFTVAEFKLSVTDAIFKTLPPLFVPELVWIKLLMTRSLRSLRTNIIAVLQKIG
- a CDS encoding glycosyltransferase, translated to MNTVLHLSSSSGPGGAERIVCALAASLDRSRYRSIVGLFRPGWLKDQCESRGLTTYVLPHDGFMQWKWMRDCYRLIKRERVDVIQAHEFDAIVHGALVAKIARVPLVATIHGKHYFWEKRRRRWAYRWVSRSAQMVAVSEDLKRFVVARTGIAEDRIQVIYNGVDEAPAADQDQASQYKRDLGLPDDELVVGVVGNLYPVKGHTHLLDAIPLVLKDCPRTTFLLIGRGELEVPLKTKAKTLGIEERVRFLGLRHDVPKLLAVMDVFAMPSLSEGLSIALLEAMAAAKPVVVTRVGGNPELVVEGETGYLVPAGEAPPLAKAILALLGDPSRAALFGSRAKQLVEERFTLRLMADRYGALYQQAISRKPARAVVAA
- a CDS encoding low molecular weight protein-tyrosine-phosphatase; its protein translation is MSDAGSAGVRSTVGLYFHALRAAAGHVYRRLKFLRLAYEQVTASKVLPHPVRSVLFVCKGNVCRSPLAEAYFAAQVRKQGLAISVSSAGIETTAGKPAHPLAQEVARQGGILLARHATTPLFQDLMQRSDLVLVMEVAQKDRVAKLYPRERHKIFVLGRFCKKGPLDIDDPYSGTPEDFRLCFERIRESCDQVLRQIVERSKAQAANADAAQPSARPAN
- a CDS encoding carboxylate--amine ligase, whose product is MSVLVTDGNERAALAVTRALGRKQIDVLVGSETERSLAGSSRYCRRAFRYPSPYEDPKGYLDVLLQMVTDRQVEMLVPISDLAMHLIGERRAQFDARTRVAAPAPAVYETLSDKYRLMRLAQQLDVPIPDTLFVEEGRLPQDLRSVGEFPLIVKPGRSRIPIDGAWTNTSVRQVVNREELEQVYRQTPYLKWPSLIQRRIEGEGQGIFALCDHGRPVALFAHRRLREKPPAGGVSVLRESIELPKPMADHALRLLHHVGWHGVAMVEFKVERRTGIPYLMEINGRFWGSLQLAVDAGLNFPFLLHQLICGRPVQAPVGYRVGVKSRWLLGDLDHLLARLFKSEETLRLPPGAPSRMRCALEFARFFQKDLHYEVERWEDLGPAWQELRAYVKAMVKGRA
- a CDS encoding polysaccharide deacetylase family protein codes for the protein MGAAGLKRYVWRRLAGAYHWSGVSRARHKGTVAILNYHRVLSAEDLDAGIVQSGMYVRDEVFRMHMEYLRERFEVLSLSELLDRWRTGRWKADTAACVITFDDGWLDNYRHAYPILRRYRLPATIFLPTDFVGTSRWFWPERLGYLLRTADAPSCAPERRTAFYQALTEALQTQERGSVFPWDVAAGPDSYDRFIEACKELEAGRLERLLASLSEILGITVPETRVVMNWDEVREMSQHDISFGSHSCSHRLMTLIPEKEVRQEVNSSYERLRESGAATVPVFCYPNGNYNDLVQQIVREAGYQAAASCDPGLERETPVNLMALRRISIHHDISESPALLALALSALR
- a CDS encoding DUF5989 family protein, whose protein sequence is MGEFLTELWAFMKERKKFWLLPIIVVLVLLGSLIVFTQGSAVAPFIYTLF
- a CDS encoding SxtJ family membrane protein, coding for MNEQTDVKQLRSFGLTVGGVFLVIGLWPLVWRGEAMRLWAVIPACALIPLGLILPGVLAPLYKGWMAVGHVLGWINTRIILGILYYGLVVPMGLVMKMLGRDPMRRAWIPGMDSYRVVREPRPPSHMKNMF
- a CDS encoding glycosyltransferase family 2 protein, translated to MLIALLFWLSVLFVWYAYVGYPLLLWCLGTVRRQVVRKGLIQPSVTFIITAYNEEKRIREKIENTLTQDYPKDRLDIVIASDCSTDRTDPIVQSFQPSGIRLVRLPHKGGKEAAQKFAVESTSSDILVFSDVATMLPPNGISTILKNFADPSVGCVSSVDCFIDQDGRVSGEGAYVQYEMWLRRLETTVNSLVGLSGSFFAARREVCLDWASDLQSDFNTLLNSVKKGLRGVSDEESVGYYKNLADERKEYERKVRTVVRGISVFMRSLALLNPFKYHLFAWQLISHKLCRWMVPFALILAFVTNGLLALNPGWYRTLFWGQAAFYGLAVLYLWSQRLPKVAMLRLPSFFVMVNLSILDAWFRYLRGDRILSWDPSKR
- a CDS encoding aminotransferase class V-fold PLP-dependent enzyme, encoding MKIQSTLPPTAAPVPLRGLFAGCAALLAGGSHRNRLEHELRDMFGADHVFLLSSGKAALALILSGLKRLSSNRKVVMPAYTCYSVPSAVVKAGLEVALCDVTPATLDLDLAQLARTLDEDTLCVLPTHLFGLPADVEGVKALCRPRGITVVEDAAQAMGGSRQGRWLGTTGDVGFFSLGRGKNLSSGGGGVIVTRSAAIAAAIREGYDQLPEESRWTAAVKLAELMATEVFIRPPLYWLPAGLPCLGLGETRFYRDFPVEQMAEARAATLVGWRHRLDESNRTRREQAEAFIQELAALAPEAQAVTDPEASYLRLPVLVRDRAVKQALCARAAALGLGISGAYPGTIQQIPELQDRLAVREYPGAMEVVERLVTLPTHRFVRPADRARLCQVLRDLSVAGRKTDGGPEASLSSPAVRATSRAESTWASSPRSHR